The proteins below are encoded in one region of Apium graveolens cultivar Ventura chromosome 4, ASM990537v1, whole genome shotgun sequence:
- the LOC141721599 gene encoding uncharacterized protein LOC141721599 isoform X1, with translation MDAAIARKQGYAMASNLVKTLIRSPNRTVSSPLLSLHKLRFISSVVNSEVTMSHTAKWMQMGEAGNHVSRGASCGGYRTSRSSREEVGENVAVIMISADGSWKAATESNDQRDHRTSINVPEVLSQQEKCTANDAPDIMELSDGDDEMDIVGASENECLKPLLVNYENQLRNLCTDGVNQSHTSHAEDAHGNTISGSAPTNSMLSPVLADATSPALISKYENSMPSYCYVGSRMVYTLLRGRIGLLRVFM, from the exons ATGGATGCAG CGATTGCAAGAAAGCAAGGCTATGCAATGGCTTCAAATCTGGTAAAAACCCTCATTAGATCCCCAAATCGCACTGTTTCATCTCCTTTATTATCTCTCCACAAGCTCAGATTCATCAGCAGCGTCGTCAATAGCGAGGTCACCATGTCTCACACCGCCAAATGGATGCAG ATGGGAGAAGCAGGAAATCATGTTTCAAGAGGAGCTAGTTGCGGAGGCTACAGAACTTCTCGATCATCACGAG AAGAGGTAGGAGAAAATGTTGCTGTCATAATGATTTCTGCCGATGGATCATGGAAAGCAGCAACTGAAAGCAATGATCAGAGGGACCATAGAACCTCAATTAATGTTCCAGAAGTCCTATCACAGCAAGAAAAATGCACCGCAAATGACGCCCCTGATATAATGGAACTTTCTGATGGGGATGATGAGATGGACATAGTGGGTGCTTCTGAAAATGAATGTCTGAAACCTCTCTTAGTGAATTACGAGAACCAGTTGAGAAACCTCTGTACTGATGGGGTTAATCAGAGTCATACCTCACATGCAGAAGATGCCCATGGCAATACTATTTCAGGATCTGCTCCAACAAATTCTATGTTATCTCCTGTGTTGGCTGATGCCACATCTCCTGCTTTAATATCAAAATATGAAAACAGTATGCCATCTTATTGCTATGTAGGAAGTAGGATGGTTTATACTCTTTTGCGTGGCCGAATAGGACTTTTGAGAGTATTTATGTAA
- the LOC141721599 gene encoding uncharacterized protein LOC141721599 isoform X2: MSLFMFGRTISWLSLRLLIFYDTNILFACLMGEAGNHVSRGASCGGYRTSRSSREEVGENVAVIMISADGSWKAATESNDQRDHRTSINVPEVLSQQEKCTANDAPDIMELSDGDDEMDIVGASENECLKPLLVNYENQLRNLCTDGVNQSHTSHAEDAHGNTISGSAPTNSMLSPVLADATSPALISKYENSMPSYCYVGSRMVYTLLRGRIGLLRVFM, from the exons ATGAGCCTGTTCATGTTTGGAAGAACGATTTCTTGGCTGAGCTTACGATTATTAATATTCTACGACACAAACATCTTGTTCGCTTGCTTG ATGGGAGAAGCAGGAAATCATGTTTCAAGAGGAGCTAGTTGCGGAGGCTACAGAACTTCTCGATCATCACGAG AAGAGGTAGGAGAAAATGTTGCTGTCATAATGATTTCTGCCGATGGATCATGGAAAGCAGCAACTGAAAGCAATGATCAGAGGGACCATAGAACCTCAATTAATGTTCCAGAAGTCCTATCACAGCAAGAAAAATGCACCGCAAATGACGCCCCTGATATAATGGAACTTTCTGATGGGGATGATGAGATGGACATAGTGGGTGCTTCTGAAAATGAATGTCTGAAACCTCTCTTAGTGAATTACGAGAACCAGTTGAGAAACCTCTGTACTGATGGGGTTAATCAGAGTCATACCTCACATGCAGAAGATGCCCATGGCAATACTATTTCAGGATCTGCTCCAACAAATTCTATGTTATCTCCTGTGTTGGCTGATGCCACATCTCCTGCTTTAATATCAAAATATGAAAACAGTATGCCATCTTATTGCTATGTAGGAAGTAGGATGGTTTATACTCTTTTGCGTGGCCGAATAGGACTTTTGAGAGTATTTATGTAA